Proteins encoded together in one Juglans regia cultivar Chandler chromosome 9, Walnut 2.0, whole genome shotgun sequence window:
- the LOC109014232 gene encoding pentatricopeptide repeat-containing protein At1g71420: MPRPTIRGWYVSFRHFGSAHITTMHGLEAEANNLLEKVRVLDTRSHLLEALSLFYTLAPPHSHQVYATLFHACSRHQCLEEGISLHRHLLFYSPANPPDLFVTNHLINMYSKCGYLNYAHCLFDEMPRRNLISWTALISGYAQYGRADECFRLFSGMLGDCRPNEFAVASVLSSCGERDKDRGGQVHALALKMSLDACIYVSNALVTMYCKSCGRGGVYIYDRDEAWNVFKTIEFRNLISWNSMIAGFQSRGLGAEAISLFMRMHREGMGFDRATLLSVFSSLCGSTGNDVDTSLILCFQLHSLVIKTGFLLEIEVKTALVKSYTDLRGDIIDSYRLFMETSCGRDIVSWTGIITAFAERNPEEALFLFRQLRREDLAPDWYTFSIVLKACAGLVTERHALTVHSQVIKAGFEGDTILANALIHAYARCGSIALSEKAFNEIGSRDLISWNSMLKAYALHGKAREALQLFSQMNVKPDPTTFVTLLSACSHAELIDEGIKIFDTMFGNYGIVPQLDHYACMVDIFGRAGRVLEAQRLINRMPMEPDSVVWSALLGSCRKHGETSLAKLAADKLKELEPGNSISYVQMSNIYSSGSNFDKAGQIRNEMKGFGVRKEPGLSWVEIGNRVHEFASGGRSHPERVVICRQLEGLIGQLKTMGYVPETSLALHDIEEEHKEEQLYHHSEKLALAFAIMNEGGLCCGGKVIRINKNIRICVDCHNFMKLASDLLQKEIVLRDSNRFHHFKHGLCSCRDYW, encoded by the coding sequence ATGCCACGTCCGACCATTCGCGGGTGGTATGTTTCCTTCCGACACTTCGGATCGGCCCATATTACCACAATGCATGGTCTTGAGGCAGAAGCCAACAATCTGCTCGAGAAGGTGCGTGTGCTCGACACACGCAGCCACCTCTTAGAAGCTCTCTCACTGTTCTACACCCTAGCACCGCCCCACTCCCACCAAGTCTATGCCACTCTCTTCCACGCATGTTCTCGCCACCAATGCCTCGAAGAAGGCATATCTTTGCACCGCCACTTGCTATTCTACAGTCCCGCCAACCCGCCTGACCTCTTCGTCACCAACCATCTCATCAACATGTATTCTAAATGTGGCTACTTGAATTATGCTCACTGTCTATTTGATGAAATGCCCAGGAGAAACCTTATTTCTTGGACTGCTCTCATTTCTGGGTACGCGCAATACGGGCGAGCAGACGAGTGTTTTCGTCTATTTTCAGGAATGTTGGGGGACTGCCGCCCGAATGAGTTTGCGGTGGCAAGTGTACTTAGTTCCTGTGGGGAGCGGGATAAAGACCGTGGTGGGCAGGTACATGCACTTGCGTTGAAAATGTCTTTGGATGCTTGTATTTACGTTTCGAATGCTCTTGTTACCATGTATTGCAAGAGTTGTGGTCGTGGTGgtgtttatatttatgatagGGACGAGGCTTGGAATGTGTTCAAGACCATAGAGTTCCGGAATCTTATTTCTTGGAATTCAATGATTGCAGGATTTCAGTCTCGCGGGCTTGGAGCTGAAGCTATCAGTCTTTTTATGAGAATGCACCGTGAGGGAATGGGGTTTGATCGTGCCACGCTTCTCAGTGTCTTTTCTTCCTTGTGTGGTAGCACTGGGAATGACGTTGATACGAGTCTCATACTTTGTTTTCAGTTGCATTCTCTCGTGATCAAGACTGGGTTTCTCTTAGAAATTGAAGTAAAAACTGCATTGGTTAAATCTTACACAGATCTCCGAGGAGATATTATCGACAGTTATAGGCTGTTCATGGAGACGAGTTGTGGTCGAGATATTGTTTCATGGACTGGTATTATAACGGCATTTGCAGAACGGAACCCAGAAGAAGCTCTCTTCCTGTTTCGTCAGTTGCGACGAGAGGACTTAGCTCCAGATTGGTATACTTTCTCAATTGTCTTGAAAGCTTGTGCGGGCCTCGTGACTGAGCGACATGCCTTGACAGTTCATTCACAAGTCATTAAAGCTGGGTTTGAAGGTGACACTATACTTGCAAATGCCTTGATCCATGCGTATGCTAGGTGTGGCTCCATTGCCTTGTCTGAGAAAGCTTTCAATGAAATTGGTTCTCGTGATTTGATTTCTTGGAACTCAATGCTAAAGGCATATGCCTTGCATGGGAAAGCTAGAGAAGCATTGCAACTCTTTTCACAAATGAATGTCAAACCTGATCCTACGACCTTTGTGACTCTGCTCTCAGCTTGCAGCCATGCTGAACTCATAGATGAaggaatcaaaatatttgacaCTATGTTTGGGAATTATGGCATTGTTCCTCAACTTGATCACTATGCTTGCATGGTAGACATTTTTGGACGAGCTGGGAGAGTTCTTGAAGCTCAaagacttataaatagaatgccGATGGAGCCTGATTCTGTAGTTTGGAGTGCACTTCTTGGATCATGTAGGAAACATGGTGAGACAAGCTTAGCCAAGTTAGCAGCAGATAAACTGAAGGAGTTGGAGCCTGGAAATTCAATAAGCTATGTGCAAATGTCGAACATATATTCCTCTGGCAGCAATTTCGATAAGGCTGGCCaaattagaaatgaaatgaaaggctTTGGTGTGAGAAAAGAACCCGGATTAAGCTGGGTTGAGATTGGGAATCGGGTGCATGAATTTGCCTCTGGAGGCCGATCTCATCCAGAACGGGTGGTGATATGCAGGCAGCTTGAAGGACTGATTGGGCAGTTAAAGACAATGGGTTATGTGCCAGAGACAAGCTTGGCACTGCATGACATAGAAGAGGAGCACAAAGAGGAGCAACTGTACCATCACAGTGAGAAGCTAGCTTTGGCCTTTGCCATAATGAATGAAGGCGGTTTGTGTTGTGGTGGAAAAGTAATACGAATAAACAAGAACATCAGAATTTGTGTTGATTGCCATAATTTCATGAAGTTAGCGTCAGATCTACTCCAAAAAGAGATTGTTCTCAGAGACTCAAACCGCTTTCATCATTTTAAACACGGATTGTGCTCATGCCGCGACTACTGGTAG